The genomic stretch aagcctctgtctcaaaaataataaaaaccaaagggagagggggtgtagctcaagtggaagagcacttgcttagcatgtgtaaggccccaGATGGAACCCGCAGATCCAGTGGAGAAACAGTTGTTTCTATAAAGTTAGTTTCTAAGATGAattgaaggaaatacaaatttgaaCAGTTTATGGCTTTAGTTGTATACTGTGTTAGGCTAAATTTAGATTTCTTGTTGCAAAACAGGTCTTCTTAAAAGCCCTATTCCATCAGCTGGAACACTCTGCTACCTGCTCTCTGTTTTATTGACACCATGCTTATGGTATAATATTAATTGAGATTCCTAGTGACTATTTTAAGTCGTGACCCCCCCccctgtttttttggtggtggtgctaaaACTTCATGCATGTTAAGCATATATTGTACCACTAAGCTACCCCTCCAGCCCAAGGCATATAAATTTTTAAGTATCatctaaatattaaagaaaaatataactatTTAAGCACTATTTTCCTAATGTTTTTCTGATGCAGATGTTGGTCATCTGCATTCATAGAACTATAAAGAGCCAGACAGTAAATACTTTATTATCTGTAGGCATACAGTCTATGTGACAGTTACTCAGGTCTGGTAGTAGAAAAGACAACATAAACAGTATGTATAGGCAGGTTCTGAGATGGTAGGTATGTTTTTTACTTGAACAGAAAGGTagggcctggtgctggtggctcatgtcagtaatcctagctactcgggaggattgtggttcgaagccatgagaccctattttgaaaatacgcaacacaaaaaaaggcctgcgctgagtggctcaggtggtagagcacctgggtAGCTAAGCATGAGTTCCTCAgttcagtctcacaaaaaaaggaaaaaaaaaaaaaagatttggattTGGGTCCTGGGATGTTGTTTGCTAATCCCTGGTCTGTAGCACCTAAACCCATGGGTTGTAACTTGCAGGCAGAATGGTTCACAGACCACaatgaagaaacaagtgtataAAGATTTAGTGTAAAAGATTTCTGCTGTAGTTCACAGAGACTAGAACACACTGAGAAGGGTTAGGGATATGGCTTGACTGGAAGAGCATTTGTTTTGAACATACTGAGAGAAATATGTCACTGAGAGAAGCCTGTGTAGCTCAGCTACCAGAAAAAGATATTAGCCCCCTGCCTCTGGTTTTTATGCTACGTATAGGCTCTGGAAGGAAGAGGCTGACAGCAAAGTTAGGTACACATTTCAGAAGTCAttctgagctgggcactggtgggtcatgcctgcaGTGCagtccttgctacttgggaggctgagatcaggaggatgaaggttcgaggccagcctcaacaaatagtttgtgagaccctcatctctaaaataaccagggcaaaatggactggaagcatggctcaagtggtagagtgcaaacttgaaaccctgagttcaaacccccgtctcaccaaaaaaaaaaaaaaaaagtcattttggcCACCTTGGAATCCTCAGAATTTTCTGCAGCAACAGCCCTGTGCAATCCATCACTTGGCAACCCATATCTTCTtggattttgctttgctttggcaCCTAAATAGAAAGAGAATAAGcattaaataaagcaaaactatGGCAGTCATTTTCATAACCTCTATGGTTTCTACCatggaaggaaaatggaaattgtACTGATCATACGCAGAATGACGACAGAATCATTGCCTGACTAAGTGGCAGCATGGCTAATCTGCCTCTTCAAGAGGAAAACTGTGCTGCCACTGACTTGCCAACAGGGCAGTTGTGTGAACTGGTGTTTCCTGTATGCTGAGCCCAGCTTTGAGTggctctttgctttccatccatAAATCGATAGCAGACCCTTGGCCTTCTGCTTTCCCCAGTCACCACGAGTGAGTTTCTGAGTATACTTCCCCATTGTTCAGCTACTCTGTGGTAGTGCTTCAAATTCTGTTAAACTCCTGGAGGCCAGCCACAAGTAAGTTCAATCACTTGGGCGGATTGGGAGTTCTagatcagcctgagctacattgtAAGACccctgctaaaaaaaaaacaaaaaagaaagaaagaaaaagtggctcaaacctataatactagctagcTGCTtgagaagtggagatcaggagggttgagaCTCGAAGCTAGTtccagcaaaaagttcacaagatcccatcccaaccaatggctgggtatggtggcatgcccCTCACATCCAAGCTacatagggaagcacaaataggaggatcatggtctaggccagcctgggcataaataaaaaataaccaatgcagccaggcgctggtggctcacacctgtaatcctagctactcaggaggcagagatcaggaggattatagttcaaagccagctgggttcatgagaccctgtctcaaaagtacccatcaaaaagggctggtggagtgcctcaaggtgaaggccctgagttcaagccctagtaccacaaaaaaaaaaaaaacccaaacaaacaaacaaacaaaaaaaacagtgcaaaaaaaaaaaaaaaggctagaggtagagtgcttgcttagcaggttcaaggccctaaattcaaacctcagtactgccaaaaaaaaaaaaaaaaaaaaaaaaaccacacacacacacaaaccctagaGAGCTCATTTGGCCTCTTCTAACTCTTCTAAAAGGTAGAGGTAGAGATGgctctcacacctgtaatcccagctacttgggaggctgagatcaggatgcagtttgagaccagctcaggAAAATACTTTGGAGAGCCCatatctaaaataaccagagcaaaatggactggagatatgactcaagtggtagagctcctgctttccAAGAGCAtagcgctgagttcaaactctagtcccactaaaagaaactgaaccaggagggcagtgggcatggtgatacacacctgttatcctaacACTCGGGAGGTTGaggcgatcttcctgatctctgcctccggagtagttAGGCTTGTAAGTGTGAGCAACCAACAGCTTTTATAAACTTTCTTGTTTTCCAAGCGTGACTTTTATGTGTTGCTATAAAGAGATAGAATGAattgctcacttttttttttctagctttccTTTTGGAAATCTGCCCTCCTCATTCCTGTTGAATGTTAGTGAACAACTGAATGTCTCTTCTCTGTCACTGCTTCCCATCTACAATGAAGTAAGTCTGGATCAAGCAGCAGTCTAGGAACACTCCAGTGGTACCATGGATTTGGGGTTTTCCTGTGCCTTTATGCAAAGCACACAGTTTATTCTTGATACACATTGGCTCGTGGTTTGGGCATTCACTAGTATTGAACTTACTTGTGTGGACAGCAGTCTAGTTTGAATCTATTTCTTATAATATGTAAATTTTGGTATTGTGATAGGTGGAAGCCACTCATTCTTCATCTACCCTTTTTTCAGTATCTGGCACCAATTCTGGCCCAGTCATTTGTGATCCATGGCTCTTGTGGTATGCCGAAGATTTCCAGGCATTGTCCATGGAACACCTCCCTGTTCAGCTCTAATCAAGCACCACATAAACAAGAAATTGCCTGGTCAGACCTGTGAGAACTGTGCTCTGACTGCCAAAAAGATCAGTACTGATACGAGAATGGCAGTCACTCTCAAGTTGTTAAAACCTCTAAAATATCAAGCATTTTGCGGTCCTTTTACCTACAGTGCAGCCCAAAGAGTGGCATATTGGAATGTGGGGAGCAGCACACGGCACAGGGGACAGGACTCTCCAGAGCACAGTAACCCTCACCATCCTGCCAGAAAGGTTAAGAACATTGGTAGCATCGCCTCTTCTCAGAGAGTCTTCACAACCAGCAGTGCCCTCCTGGGTTTGGAATTCAGCAAGGCTTCTACCTCTAATGCCAGCACGTTGCAGCCAGGCTCACCCAGGGCCATGAGAGTTGATGAAGAGGATGTAGAAGTTTTTGATTCCTTTGAAGGCACCCGAGTTTTCCTACAGCTAAGGCCAGAGTACCAGCTTCACAGCTATAACAGATCTGAGACTTGTCAGCCTCTGTCTGTTTCAGAAGGTGAACTGATTTTGCACAAAGTCACAGTTTATCAAAATAACCTCCAGCCTGAAGTCATTGCTGATTATTTCTGTAAGCTGAGTTCTTTGCCTGCTGAGCAACGTCCTCTTTTGCTGTCCCATGCCAGCTTTGCTTTGCTCTGCCAGCTGAGCGTGAAAAACATTCAGCTCTTCCATATCACAGATCTGATCAGTATTTTGAAAGCCTTTGTTGGCTTAGGAATCCCTCACTTCCATTCAATGCTAGATATGTATGAAACCAGATTTTGCCATCATGTGTGGGAGATGAGTCTGGATCAGCTTCTCTTGGTGGCTGATCTTTGGCGACACTTAGGCCGTAGAGTACCTcggtttttaaacattttttttagttATCTTAATTTGCACTGGAAAGATCTATCCTTATCCCAGCTGATTCACTTAATTTATATCATAGGTGAAAGTCGTCAGGTACCAAAGGACCTAATGCAGAAACTGGAATCACTGATTCTTAAGTATATAGATTTGATAAATTTAGAGGAAATTGGTACAATCTGTTTAGGTTTCTTTAAGTCAAGTAGTAGTCTCTCTGAATTTATTATGCGGAAAATTGGGGATGTGGCTTGTGCAGACATGCAGCATCTGAGTAGTCATGCCTTAGTGCATATTCTTAAAATGTTCCGTTTCACTCATGTGGATCACATCAATTTCATGAAGCAGTTTGGAGAGATTGCTCCTCAACGAATTCCTTccctgggggttcagggtgtcatgCACCTGACTCTTGCCTGCTCAGCCTTACGCATCCTGGATGAAAGGGTAATGAATACGGTGGCTGCCTCTTTGCCTCCTAGGGTAGCACACTGCCGAAGTAAAGATGTTGCCAAAATTCTGTGGTCATTTGGAACTCTGAATTATAAGCCACCCAACACGGAAGAATTTTATTCCAGTCTGATAAATGAGATTCATAGAAAGATGCCTGAATTCAATCAATATCCAGAACACCTGCTAACTTGTCTGCTGGGCCTGGCATTTTCTGAGTACTTTCCAACGGATTTTATCGATGTTGCTCTAAGTCCACGGTTTGTCAGGTTAGCTCAGGAGAGAAGTAAGTTTGAACTCACTAAGGAACTGTATACTCTTGATGGTACAGTTGGCATTGAGTGCCCAGATTATAGAGGCAGTCGTCTTAGTTCTCACCTTCAACAAGAGGCGTCCACAAAACTGTGGAATTTAGCAAGGAAGGATATGATCTCAAAGCCTGAATTCCTAGAAGCTCTCTCTTTACTTGAGACCATGTTGGGTGGCCCTCAGTACATCAAGCACCATATGATTTTGCCTCATACCCGATCTTCTGACTTAGAGGTCCAACTTGATGCTGACATGAAGCCATTACCATTTAACAGAGAAGCCATCCCATCTGAAGGTGTAGCCAAATTAAGGCTTAAGCATGTGGGAGTCAGCCTTACAGATAATTTGATGAGTCAGTTGGTAAAAGGGAAAGTCAGAAAGTATTTCCAgggggaaactgagtcagagaCTGGTGAGCAACCCATGGAGTTAGAAAATAAGACAGTCATACCCTTGGAGGTTTCCCCTTGTAATGTGGTAGAGAGAGTGGGGGCTGTGCAGATGGATAGTCCATGCCCCTCAGGCCACCTGCAGTCCCCAGTGGTGAAACTAGCTATTCAGTTGACGAATAAGAACCAATATTGCTATGGTTCCAAGGATCTGCTTGGACTGCACAGTATGAAGAGGCGGCAGCTGGTTCGACTTGGGTACCGAGTGGTAGAGTTATCCCACTGGGAGTGGCTCCCTCTGCTGAAACGAACTCGCTTAGAAAAGCTGGCATACCTCCATGAGAAAGTATTCACCTCTGCTCTCTGAACGGCTGTCTTGGACATTTGTACTCATAAAAGCCTTAGGTGTATCCTGTACCAGGTACagattgagcatccctaatccaaaaatcaaaATCCAAGATGCTCCAAGATCTGAACCTTTTGGAGGGAGggacagtattggagtttgaacacagagccttgcatttgctaggcaggcgctctaccacttcaactaTACTCCCAGACCATGAaactttttgtgtctttttttaaattttggttttttggggcgTTTTTTGGCAGTGTGATTTCAGATTTCAGGTTTTTCAGAGTAGGGATACCCAAATGGTAGTGTATGCAAATATTCCCAAGTCTGAAACAACCCGAAATCTGTCTGAAACATTTCTAATGCTGAACATTTTGGATAAGGAATACTCAACCTGTATTGCAAAAGAATTATATAAAAGCCAGAATGTGTTTGATAATAACATCTGCCGAGGAGATGTAGTTGCGCTATTGTTTGTGGAGTAAATTACTTGTAGCCCTTACTAGAAGCAAGTTGCTGCTAGTATGTAGCTAGTTTGTACATTTTGCTCTAATAAAAAACACCTTAAAATGTCCTATGATCCAGTAAGTTCTAttgcattttcctttccctttttactTGCATTATATCATAATTATATTGAGCTTTTAGAATAAAAGCTTAGATAATTATCTAAAGCCAGTTTGTTCAAAGTGTTTTTCATATACTTTGTTTTCAAATGAGAATTTCGTAAAGCTTCACTTACATTTCaggtttttctcttcatttgtgttttcttttcacccTCTAAGATGAAAGTCTTCCTTGTTTAGATTTGGTTGTCTGTCCTCAGTTACTTATTCttcctactttatttatttagacagtactaggggttgaagtcagggccccgtgctcactaggcaggtactctaccacttgaaccacaccctgtGTCCATTGTGCTTCCTACTTTAAACagccatttaattaatttttttgtggtgctgggaatcaaattcAAGGGTCTTGCATATCCCAGGTAATCGTGctttactgctgagctacatccccagcccaaaacaaacattttagaaTTAGAGAATTAATGTCTTCCTCTTACACCCCACTCCAACATTTCTACTGTTCTTGTATAAACTTTATGCAACCCTTCCATATTTCCTTCTCAAAATGGGATCTAGAAGGGATTGGTGATGCAGCtctgtggtaaagtgcttgcctaacttGCCCAGCCCTGGGTTTGTTCTCCaatacagcaagaaaaaaaaattggatccAGAAGAATTGAATTATATTTAAGTGCCCATTGGGCAGTGGCTCCCAAATCTGATGGTTGTTTTTCATGCAGGTAGCTTAGATAAGAAGGAACCATATTAACCTCTCAAATTAGGAAGTCCCGTGGGCAGCAGGTTTAATTGATTCAAGTTTGATTGTATTAGAGCCACATAAGGAGACTGCATAATACAAGTAACTTTTGTAAGCACTTGTGGTCTGTGAGAATTTCTTTTAAGGGGAATGTCTCAACATGATTCAggtctccagttcattttggtgtggttattttggagacaggtctttcaaactatttgcctggggtgacctcaaaccacaccctcctgatctcagcttcccaagtagttaggattacaggtatgagccacaggcgcctggcttttttttttttttttttcctttttctttatatttttttacctatgtgtttttgttttgctttgttttttctttttttgagacaggatgtcacTGTGTACCtcaaactggcctggaactctgatcctcctgcctcagcctcctgagtgttgggttTATAGtaggtaccaccacacccagctacctATGGGTTTCTTAAGATTAAAGACTGTGGCCAtgggctgagggcatagctcagtggtagggtgcttgcctgtACGATGCCCTAGATTTGATCAGCAGcagcaaaaacaaatgttgggCTGGCAGTatcactcaagtgatagaacacctgccctAACAAGTCCAAGGCCTTGAATTCAGTCCCTAGTATTGccccccaaaaccaaacaaaatagaatcccttccccaccaaaaaaaaaaaaaaaacaaaacaaaaccacatctAACTCTAACTCAAACATTTAAGCCCTTGAAGCGTGACTCAGCTGCACAATGTATAAAATTACAGGCTTCTTTTGGGCCTATGGCTGTGTTTGGTCTTCCTGTCCACCTCTCACTGGTGGGCAATTGTGTGTGATAGGAAGGGTCAGCTGTCTTTCATTTTAACCAGCTCTAAGAAAAATGTACATAAGTCACTTTTTTCCTGGATGGACAAGTAACTCAATTTAGAAATTATAAGAAGTATTATGTGTCTTTAAAAGCTGAAGTGCCCAATTTATAAAATTGCTCACTACATTGGTATTCACCTACTCTTTGAGGTTAAATGCTTTTCTCTTACTTGACAggtaatcttttcttcttttttgagcctagtctttaaaatatgtgtatctgCCAGAATTACTTTCTATTACATTTTGTGAGATTCAAAAATCAAATTGTGTAAGTCTGCCATGGCACCTTCTTTGTAGGCCAAAGGAAGATGGATGCTCAGGTGTTCGGAAAGTGTCATGGTCACCTTATTCTCTTCAAAATTATCTCTCCACACTTCCCCATCTCCACATTTTGAACCTCAGCAACAAAGGAATTACTTCATTGCGTCAAGTTCCAGGGGAACACAGACTACAATCTTCTGGCAGAGAGACCAACTCATCCCAGTTGGCATAGGACTTTCCTAGTTTTAGTACTGAAAGGCCTATGACCTGGGAAACTCCTCAGTCCTGCATAGACTAATAGAGTTGGTCACTCCTCCTATAAAAAGTACCCAGAGCAGGGTGTGGATGCTCAGTCCTTCCTGATACCATTCCAAGACCTCAGGATCCAGTCCagctgtgcctttttttttttcttttttttttttttggtaggcctgaggaactcaggtctttgtgcttggaaagcaggcactccaccacttgagccacacctccagttcaggTGTGTAAATTACTCACCTCTACTTCACAacatataaagggaaaaaaaatcccaatttaTTCCACCAGTTTGTATgttacatatttaaatttctgaatGCCTACCATTACTCCCAAACTATTCATGTAACATATCCCTAGatgtagggttttgttttgttttgttttgtttttccagtgttggggaccaaacccagggccttttgcatgctaggcagatactgtactactgagctgtccccagttctttgtcattgttggggttttttgtttgtctttttgtggtactggggattgaactcagggcctctctagCTGTGcaacttgaaccatacccccatcctttttgtttttagtttgtttttcagatagggtcttgcactaactttgccttggctggccttgaaccacaatcctactctgcctcccaagtagctggaatgacaggcctgcaccaccaccctgctctttgttgtttttttgagacagggcctcttGAAATCTTGCTGCCTCCGTCTtcccaatgctgggattatagactatCCCTAGATGTAGATTTTTAACAAACATGTTAAATTCTTGTACAAGTTTTGTGTTCTTTTCATTACatatacttttctgtttttctgcagTCATTATCATTTAACTGACatgagcaataaaaataaatcagtgtcTCACTCAAGTTTGGTTCTTACCTTGTGGGCAAAGGGCTTTAACTGGAGCTTTAGGTCAAGAGGCCTAGATCTGggtgaaaaactaaagaacttccATGGTAATAAGAGCATTTGgtggctgggggtgtaactcagtggaaaaatgtgtgaggccctggggtcaTTCCTcagaactgaaggaaaaaaaaatttagacttataaatttaacagatACTTCTTAAAAAGTAGCACAGAAGATCCTTTTGGTGATTGAACTTTCTGTATCTTGACTGTTGTTTCGATTACACAGACCTATAAGTAGAAGAAAGTTGCATAGAACTAAATAGATTGGCACACACAAATGAGCACATGTAAAACTGATGAAATCTGAGTGAGTGGATTGTTGCCATGGTCAGTTTCCTAGGAATTGTGTATTATAGCTGTGTATTTTCCATTGGAGAAACTGTGTAAAGGGCTTTACCCTTATAACTGCACACGAACCTACAGTTTTCTTAAATggcttaattaatttaaaaataaacaatttcttagaaatcCTAGCAAGATGCTCAGCAGTATGTTAAGTACGTTAAATACATTACccattttcctccttccttttaaagaatatccctccctcaaaaaactaaagatagaaaatGTCAAgggaaaactaagaaaataaaaaagaactgagaGTACCCATTTGCTTGTAAGTAATTTGCACCCTGGTACTCATCTTGACTGTCTTCAGGCAGCCATTCTCAAAGATAGCCCCTCACAGTACAGAAAGATCATGGGAACATATCAGCTAGAAAAAAGGCGAATTGCTTCTAAGTGGTTCAGAATTGCTTTTGTCATCTAGGAGGTTAATGGCAGACTTCATTAGTGTCATTTCTCTCCATGATTATAAGCCTTCTATGACTTCTCTCTGACCAAtagctttcaaactttttttttattacaaccCTTAAAAAGAAATGCCTTTTATATCCAAACCTTAAAGGAATTCATGTATATgtctatgcatatgtgtgtaacTAAAACAGAAATTTCACAAAAAATACCTATGTGTGGTGCAGTCTGGTGTTTCCTTTCTAttccacttaattttttaaaaatagtccttatatctgggtgtggtggctcacatatgtaatcctagttacttgggaagtagagatggggaggatctcattttgaggcctgcctgggcaaaaaagtttgggagaaaaaacaacaacaaaaatttgggAGATCCCATTTCAGCCAataaaagcttggcatggtggtgtgcaccttcatcacagctacacaggaggtatgaATAGgattaa from Castor canadensis chromosome 5, mCasCan1.hap1v2, whole genome shotgun sequence encodes the following:
- the Fastkd5 gene encoding FAST kinase domain-containing protein 5, mitochondrial; this encodes MALVVCRRFPGIVHGTPPCSALIKHHINKKLPGQTCENCALTAKKISTDTRMAVTLKLLKPLKYQAFCGPFTYSAAQRVAYWNVGSSTRHRGQDSPEHSNPHHPARKVKNIGSIASSQRVFTTSSALLGLEFSKASTSNASTLQPGSPRAMRVDEEDVEVFDSFEGTRVFLQLRPEYQLHSYNRSETCQPLSVSEGELILHKVTVYQNNLQPEVIADYFCKLSSLPAEQRPLLLSHASFALLCQLSVKNIQLFHITDLISILKAFVGLGIPHFHSMLDMYETRFCHHVWEMSLDQLLLVADLWRHLGRRVPRFLNIFFSYLNLHWKDLSLSQLIHLIYIIGESRQVPKDLMQKLESLILKYIDLINLEEIGTICLGFFKSSSSLSEFIMRKIGDVACADMQHLSSHALVHILKMFRFTHVDHINFMKQFGEIAPQRIPSLGVQGVMHLTLACSALRILDERVMNTVAASLPPRVAHCRSKDVAKILWSFGTLNYKPPNTEEFYSSLINEIHRKMPEFNQYPEHLLTCLLGLAFSEYFPTDFIDVALSPRFVRLAQERSKFELTKELYTLDGTVGIECPDYRGSRLSSHLQQEASTKLWNLARKDMISKPEFLEALSLLETMLGGPQYIKHHMILPHTRSSDLEVQLDADMKPLPFNREAIPSEGVAKLRLKHVGVSLTDNLMSQLVKGKVRKYFQGETESETGEQPMELENKTVIPLEVSPCNVVERVGAVQMDSPCPSGHLQSPVVKLAIQLTNKNQYCYGSKDLLGLHSMKRRQLVRLGYRVVELSHWEWLPLLKRTRLEKLAYLHEKVFTSAL